The Streptomyces sp. NBC_01268 genome window below encodes:
- a CDS encoding SEC-C domain-containing protein, translated as MRPDMSADHTTEAERLLRTAGQYPEDREPLLLRAAAHLELAGERERATSLYDALLSDSPAPASPFLIRSLKAANLWEYGHEAEARAIIEGVRRARPSDPAPWEIAAETLESHDELEEAEATFTEAAGLLLPQPASSADDISYALQSLLAARHRVRRLLALPHDQHDTLADRLHTGDVPLDELHDPKRLWSLGSSDPAELQAEITRLRSELGSYRTALSRPFPVAVLHWPEAELDELLAAYPELEAEYPTYRAHLTDIEASLRELAAAGTPNLGIVPATVPSYEAFAASEASTPANPDLLPQYATTLAARGRATAWPPLRGAACWCGSGRAYGECHGVE; from the coding sequence ATGCGCCCCGACATGTCTGCCGACCACACCACCGAAGCCGAGCGCCTGCTCCGCACCGCGGGGCAGTACCCGGAGGACCGCGAACCGCTCCTGCTGCGCGCGGCGGCCCACCTGGAACTGGCCGGCGAGCGCGAGCGGGCGACGTCCCTGTACGACGCGTTGCTGTCCGACTCCCCCGCCCCGGCCTCGCCCTTCCTGATCAGGTCGCTGAAGGCGGCGAACCTGTGGGAGTACGGCCACGAGGCGGAGGCCCGCGCGATCATCGAGGGCGTCCGCCGGGCCCGCCCGTCGGACCCGGCGCCGTGGGAGATCGCGGCGGAGACGCTGGAGTCCCACGACGAGCTGGAGGAGGCGGAGGCCACGTTCACGGAGGCGGCCGGGCTGCTCCTGCCGCAGCCGGCCTCGTCCGCCGACGACATCTCGTACGCCCTGCAGTCCCTCCTGGCGGCCCGCCACCGCGTCCGCCGGCTGCTGGCGCTGCCGCACGACCAGCACGACACCCTGGCGGACCGGCTCCACACCGGGGACGTCCCCCTGGACGAGCTGCACGACCCGAAGCGCCTGTGGTCCCTGGGCTCGTCGGACCCGGCCGAACTCCAGGCCGAGATCACCCGCCTCCGCTCGGAACTGGGCTCCTACCGCACCGCCCTGTCCCGCCCCTTCCCGGTAGCCGTCCTGCACTGGCCGGAAGCGGAACTGGACGAGCTCCTGGCGGCCTACCCGGAGCTGGAGGCGGAGTACCCGACCTACCGGGCGCACCTGACGGACATCGAGGCCTCCCTCCGCGAACTCGCGGCCGCGGGCACCCCGAACCTGGGCATCGTCCCCGCCACGGTCCCCTCCTACGAAGCCTTCGCCGCCTCGGAAGCCTCCACCCCCGCCAACCCGGACCTGCTGCCGCAGTACGCCACGACCTTGGCGGCCCGGGGACGGGCGACGGCTTGGCCGCCGCTGCGGGGGGCGGCTTGCTGGTGCGGGTCGGGGCGGGCTTACGGGGAGTGCCACGGGGTGGAGTGA
- a CDS encoding DUF3427 domain-containing protein yields the protein MSELSDSSGPVSGLYEQLVTLRLEAQLKELAGRGGHAIDDVVGPESSPRVLARHVSDTVRRILERLPATEHVHAANHILESMNTIEGAREWVELVADGPRQLLAVAGQEDQDVHRTRPATPLSEAALLTNAPEDPSLGFELRAELATADRVDLLCAFVKWHGLRVIEQSLEAAHARGVPIRVITTTYIGATERQALDRLVKRFNAEVKVNYELRSTRLHAKAWLFRRDSGYDTAYVGSSNLSKAALLDGLEWNVRLSSVATPDAVRKFEATFDAYWSDPAFEAYDPDHDAERLSEALRVAGQGKSTAADQPITLSGLEVRPYAHQRDMLERLQVEREVHGRHRNLLVAATGTGKTVMAALDYKQLRQQHGRDLRLLFIAHRQEILRQSLRTYQDVLVDANFGEELHSGHAPARWQHVFASVQSLKPQRLEQLPPDHFDVIVIDEFHHGVSSTYQRIIDHFRPVEFLGLTATPERMDGRNVQDEFFEGRIAAEMRLWEALENDLLSPFHYFGITDTTDMSAVAWKRGVYDSTALSALFTGNDARARLVVQAVRDKVANPGAMRALGFCVSVAHATFMAEFFRRAGLKALALSGESPHEERKAALAALRAGEIQVIFSVDLFNEGLDIPDVDTLLLLRPTSSATVFLQQLGRGLRRTQNKAVLTVLDFIGQHRKEFRFEEQFRALTNLTRNRLLANMEHDFPQLPSGCQIILESKAKELIIDNIRSQISVNVTQLVQEVRRYGVPQLSAYLHESGRELKEIYRGNGNSWTGLLRRSGLLPKEAPEGEEALLKRVSAFHHADDPERIAAYTTILEDDAPRYSDLSERNQAFARMLYFSLWPLSGFTSYEEGLESLRPQYAFRSELRQVLAYALDRLDHVPIALRGSLAGLSLTVHASYSREEILPALGQSFVDRDVPGHFREGVKWCDHTKTDALFITLEKDEKDFSPQTRYHDYALSEILFHWESQNRTSDTSATGRRYQTHREDGSHILLFVRRYKKTDIGGPQPWILLGPAEYVKHKGSKPMGITWKLKHEIPADVWTYSAVAAG from the coding sequence ATGAGCGAGCTATCGGACTCCAGCGGGCCGGTGTCGGGGCTCTACGAGCAGTTGGTAACCCTGCGACTCGAAGCACAGCTCAAGGAACTCGCAGGTCGGGGCGGCCATGCGATCGATGATGTCGTCGGCCCCGAGTCTTCCCCCCGCGTCCTTGCACGGCACGTGTCCGACACAGTGCGTCGCATCCTGGAACGGTTGCCCGCAACAGAACACGTACACGCGGCCAATCACATCCTCGAATCGATGAACACCATCGAGGGCGCTCGTGAATGGGTCGAGCTCGTCGCCGATGGCCCACGCCAGCTCCTTGCAGTCGCCGGGCAAGAAGACCAGGACGTCCACCGAACCCGACCTGCGACTCCGCTGTCGGAGGCTGCCCTCCTCACCAATGCACCTGAGGACCCCAGCCTTGGATTCGAGCTGCGGGCGGAGCTTGCCACGGCTGATCGGGTAGACCTGCTGTGCGCCTTCGTGAAGTGGCACGGTCTGCGGGTCATCGAGCAGTCGCTGGAAGCAGCTCACGCGCGAGGCGTCCCGATCCGAGTGATCACGACTACCTACATCGGGGCAACAGAGCGGCAAGCCCTCGACCGGCTCGTGAAGCGCTTCAACGCCGAGGTGAAGGTCAACTACGAGCTCCGCTCGACCCGCCTCCACGCCAAGGCCTGGCTGTTCCGCCGAGACAGCGGATACGACACGGCGTACGTCGGCAGCTCCAACCTGTCGAAGGCAGCGCTCCTCGACGGACTGGAGTGGAACGTTCGTCTGTCGTCCGTGGCGACACCGGACGCGGTCCGTAAGTTCGAGGCAACCTTCGATGCCTATTGGAGCGACCCGGCTTTCGAGGCGTACGACCCCGATCACGACGCCGAGCGACTCAGCGAGGCGCTCCGGGTAGCCGGCCAAGGCAAGAGCACAGCAGCGGACCAGCCGATCACGCTGTCAGGTCTGGAAGTACGACCGTACGCACACCAGCGGGACATGCTGGAACGGCTCCAGGTGGAGCGCGAGGTTCACGGCCGACACCGGAACCTCCTCGTGGCAGCAACAGGCACGGGCAAGACCGTCATGGCAGCGCTGGACTACAAGCAACTTCGGCAGCAGCACGGCCGTGACCTGCGACTTCTGTTCATCGCTCACCGACAGGAGATTCTGCGCCAGTCACTTCGCACGTATCAGGACGTGCTCGTAGACGCCAACTTCGGGGAGGAGCTACACAGCGGGCACGCACCTGCCCGGTGGCAGCACGTCTTCGCGAGCGTGCAGTCGCTGAAGCCACAAAGGCTGGAGCAGCTGCCGCCCGACCACTTCGACGTCATCGTCATTGACGAGTTCCACCACGGGGTCTCTTCGACCTACCAAAGGATCATTGACCACTTCCGCCCCGTGGAGTTCCTGGGACTCACCGCGACTCCGGAGCGTATGGATGGTCGCAACGTCCAGGACGAGTTCTTCGAAGGACGCATCGCCGCGGAGATGCGACTGTGGGAGGCGCTGGAGAACGACCTGCTGAGCCCGTTCCACTACTTCGGGATCACCGACACCACTGACATGAGCGCCGTTGCGTGGAAGCGCGGGGTCTACGACTCGACGGCGCTCAGCGCACTGTTCACGGGCAATGACGCCCGCGCGCGGCTCGTCGTGCAGGCTGTACGTGACAAGGTCGCCAACCCAGGGGCCATGCGTGCCCTCGGCTTCTGCGTCTCCGTTGCCCATGCCACCTTCATGGCGGAGTTCTTCCGACGCGCCGGTCTCAAGGCGCTTGCCCTGTCCGGCGAAAGTCCGCACGAGGAACGCAAGGCCGCGTTGGCTGCCCTTCGCGCCGGCGAGATCCAAGTGATCTTCTCGGTCGACCTGTTCAACGAAGGCTTGGACATCCCGGACGTCGACACCCTCCTCCTGCTGCGCCCGACGTCCAGCGCCACGGTCTTTCTTCAGCAACTGGGCCGCGGGCTCCGACGCACGCAGAACAAGGCGGTCCTCACGGTCCTGGACTTCATCGGACAGCACCGCAAGGAGTTCCGCTTCGAAGAGCAGTTCCGCGCGCTGACCAACCTGACGCGGAACCGTCTCCTCGCCAACATGGAGCACGACTTCCCCCAGTTGCCATCCGGCTGCCAGATCATCCTTGAGTCGAAGGCCAAGGAACTAATCATCGACAACATCCGCAGCCAGATCAGCGTCAACGTCACGCAGCTCGTGCAGGAGGTCAGGCGGTACGGGGTGCCGCAACTCTCGGCGTACCTGCACGAAAGCGGTCGGGAACTCAAGGAGATCTACCGCGGCAACGGCAACTCGTGGACGGGGCTCCTCCGCCGGTCCGGATTGCTGCCGAAGGAGGCTCCGGAAGGCGAGGAGGCACTCCTGAAGCGCGTGTCCGCATTCCACCACGCCGACGACCCCGAACGAATCGCCGCATACACCACGATCCTTGAGGACGACGCTCCTCGCTACAGCGACCTGAGCGAGCGCAACCAAGCGTTCGCCCGCATGCTCTACTTCTCGCTCTGGCCCCTCAGCGGCTTTACCAGCTACGAGGAAGGGCTGGAGTCACTTCGTCCCCAGTACGCCTTCCGAAGCGAACTCCGCCAGGTGTTGGCGTACGCACTGGACCGACTAGACCATGTCCCGATTGCCTTGCGGGGCTCACTCGCCGGCCTCTCATTGACCGTCCACGCGTCCTACAGCCGCGAGGAGATCCTCCCCGCCCTGGGCCAGTCCTTCGTGGACCGCGACGTACCTGGCCACTTCCGCGAGGGCGTCAAGTGGTGCGACCACACCAAGACGGATGCTCTGTTCATCACCCTCGAAAAGGATGAGAAGGACTTCTCTCCCCAAACGCGCTATCACGACTACGCCCTGAGCGAGATCCTCTTCCACTGGGAGTCCCAGAACCGAACGTCGGATACGTCAGCAACGGGTCGCCGCTACCAAACTCACAGAGAAGACGGCTCTCACATCCTCCTCTTCGTCCGCCGCTACAAGAAAACCGACATCGGCGGCCCCCAGCCGTGGATACTGCTTGGCCCGGCAGAGTACGTCAAACACAAGGGCAGCAAGCCTATGGGCATCACGTGGAAGCTGAAGCACGAGATCCCTGCAGACGTGTGGACCTACTCTGCGGTCGCAGCCGGATAG
- a CDS encoding DUF262 domain-containing protein produces the protein MARTHEINNDAYDDLDGEENEPSNVSSTDVTRAVVTDTDWTTETILSQLRRGNIQLNPKFQRRDAWDKARKSKFIESLILGLPIPQIVLAEDKKQRGKFIVLDGKQRLLALRQFAAGSSFAVSKEEQDFKGFNLTSLDVRDDLRLKTLEKMENDSELVDDLNAFLNETIRTVVVRRWPNEEFLNLVFLRLNTGSVRLSPQELRQALHPGPFTNYLDDAASASTWLRSALRIKKPDFRMRDVEIMLRFFAFRYHLKDYTGNLKSFLDGTVNTLNDAWEQHEDEIKEVGQSCEKAIQVTFEIFGDNSFYRWSDGDYEGRFNRAVFDVMTHYFSDEGIAAAAIAHGDDVEAAFKRICEQDSKFVESIQTTTKTPVATHRRLSTWGTELASIIGIPVPIPGFSGNRILT, from the coding sequence ATGGCGCGTACACACGAAATCAATAACGACGCCTATGACGACCTGGACGGCGAGGAGAACGAGCCATCCAATGTCTCATCCACAGACGTCACTCGCGCTGTAGTCACCGATACAGACTGGACGACTGAAACGATCCTGAGCCAGCTTCGGCGAGGAAACATTCAGCTCAACCCGAAGTTCCAGCGCCGTGACGCCTGGGACAAGGCCAGGAAGAGCAAGTTTATTGAATCCCTCATCCTCGGGTTGCCGATCCCGCAGATCGTCTTGGCCGAGGACAAGAAGCAGCGGGGAAAATTTATCGTCCTCGACGGAAAGCAGCGGCTACTCGCGCTTCGACAATTCGCAGCTGGCTCATCATTCGCCGTATCGAAAGAGGAGCAAGACTTTAAGGGCTTCAATTTGACCAGCCTCGACGTGAGGGACGACTTGCGTCTGAAAACGCTGGAAAAAATGGAGAACGATAGCGAATTGGTCGACGATTTGAATGCGTTCCTCAATGAAACGATTCGGACTGTCGTAGTCCGCCGTTGGCCCAACGAGGAGTTCTTGAACCTCGTATTCCTTCGCCTCAACACGGGAAGCGTCAGACTCTCCCCCCAGGAGCTGCGACAGGCCCTCCACCCTGGCCCGTTCACCAATTACCTAGACGACGCGGCATCCGCCAGCACGTGGCTCCGCAGCGCACTGCGCATCAAGAAGCCTGACTTCCGAATGCGTGACGTGGAAATAATGCTGCGATTCTTCGCCTTCCGCTACCACCTCAAGGACTATACCGGAAACCTGAAGTCGTTCCTCGACGGGACGGTCAACACTCTCAACGATGCCTGGGAGCAACACGAAGACGAGATCAAGGAAGTCGGACAATCCTGCGAGAAGGCAATCCAGGTGACATTCGAGATCTTCGGCGATAATTCGTTCTACCGGTGGTCCGACGGCGACTATGAGGGGCGTTTCAATCGCGCCGTCTTTGACGTCATGACGCACTACTTTTCCGATGAGGGAATCGCCGCTGCTGCAATCGCCCATGGCGACGATGTCGAGGCCGCCTTCAAGAGGATCTGCGAACAGGATAGTAAGTTCGTGGAATCAATCCAGACCACAACGAAGACCCCCGTGGCGACCCATCGACGCTTGAGCACTTGGGGTACCGAACTGGCTTCCATCATTGGCATCCCCGTGCCAATTCCCGGGTTTAGCGGCAATCGAATCTTGACGTGA
- a CDS encoding HEPN domain-containing protein encodes MNELRRHLIPRTFEPTGLYSDRVYEHARAFRVLAHAEFESYIEDRAIEVVQRAHTTWDATGRVRPCLLALMSHRESKIDIPDTLSEVRDSSTKYPTLKGRIEIAKKRYSTYIRRENHGIKERNLLLILLPIGISREEINSEWLETTDGWATARGEVAHTSPKVQHQINPQIELQTVNTILKGFKEIDVILDEK; translated from the coding sequence GTGAACGAACTCAGACGACACCTCATACCCCGCACATTCGAACCGACCGGACTCTACTCCGACAGGGTCTACGAACACGCTCGCGCTTTCCGTGTACTCGCCCACGCAGAGTTTGAGTCGTACATAGAAGATAGGGCAATAGAGGTCGTACAGCGGGCGCACACCACCTGGGATGCGACAGGAAGAGTCCGGCCATGCCTCCTCGCCTTAATGTCGCACAGGGAATCAAAAATCGACATACCCGACACTCTCTCCGAAGTGAGGGATTCATCTACGAAGTATCCGACGCTCAAGGGTCGCATAGAAATCGCAAAGAAGCGATACAGCACCTACATCCGCCGAGAAAATCACGGAATAAAGGAGCGAAACCTTCTACTAATCCTACTCCCTATCGGAATATCAAGAGAAGAGATCAACTCTGAATGGCTGGAAACAACTGACGGTTGGGCCACGGCCCGAGGGGAGGTCGCCCACACTTCACCGAAGGTGCAGCATCAGATAAATCCCCAAATCGAACTACAAACCGTCAATACAATCCTGAAGGGATTCAAGGAAATCGACGTAATCCTTGACGAAAAATAA
- a CDS encoding NUDIX hydrolase: MGRTEYYNDPNAPKANTLIPASNLLVVDDAGAILLQRRRDTGQWALPGGAQDIGETAAECALRECLEETGITAEITGFLGVYTNPRHIVAYTDGEIRQQYENTYIGRPVAGEPTINDEADGVCFVQPADLDQYDIHPSMRQQIGDYLVGTYPYLG; encoded by the coding sequence ATGGGCAGGACTGAGTACTACAACGATCCCAACGCCCCGAAGGCCAACACGCTCATCCCCGCCAGCAACCTGCTGGTCGTCGACGATGCCGGCGCCATCCTGCTCCAGCGCCGCCGCGACACCGGCCAGTGGGCACTGCCGGGTGGCGCCCAGGACATCGGGGAGACGGCTGCTGAGTGCGCGTTGCGTGAATGCCTGGAGGAGACGGGGATCACTGCCGAGATCACGGGCTTCCTGGGCGTCTACACGAACCCCCGCCACATCGTGGCGTACACCGACGGTGAGATCCGCCAGCAGTACGAGAACACGTACATCGGCAGGCCCGTCGCGGGCGAACCCACGATCAACGACGAGGCCGATGGCGTCTGCTTCGTCCAGCCGGCCGACCTCGACCAGTACGACATCCACCCCAGCATGCGCCAGCAGATCGGCGACTACCTGGTTGGCACGTACCCCTACCTCGGCTGA
- a CDS encoding ATP-binding protein, producing the protein MRQLPQAATSPSPRSLRLVRRFCAPRCAPVHKRAILDGFDGIEASTGMPTHRQSRFAERTRNHQPATTGGQLVTFSHVGDEEGQVAAVKPSATPPSFSPRLKPLVVERCDGKDMRGREQLAPPPVGVVGVAAVTSCATGHPAYSQSLPREARSAAVARRLVRTALTVWGLGSLTEDATLVITELVSNAVDHSRLSSIRVIVSRPSVNGVRVGVVDRSRTLPILRVESEADRPRGRGLVLIDMLTEEWGTELYRWGKQVWAELKEDEA; encoded by the coding sequence ATGCGGCAGCTACCACAGGCTGCGACCAGCCCGTCTCCGCGATCACTGCGGCTAGTTCGTCGTTTCTGTGCGCCACGCTGCGCCCCTGTTCACAAGAGAGCAATCCTTGACGGGTTTGACGGCATCGAGGCCTCAACGGGGATGCCTACCCATCGCCAATCACGGTTCGCTGAGAGAACACGAAACCACCAACCGGCAACGACAGGAGGGCAACTGGTGACTTTCAGCCACGTGGGTGACGAGGAAGGTCAGGTGGCCGCGGTGAAACCGTCTGCGACGCCGCCCTCCTTCTCTCCGCGTCTCAAGCCGCTTGTCGTAGAGCGGTGTGACGGCAAAGACATGCGAGGACGCGAGCAGCTCGCTCCCCCTCCTGTCGGAGTCGTTGGCGTCGCGGCTGTCACGTCTTGTGCGACAGGTCACCCTGCCTACTCGCAGAGCCTTCCGCGCGAAGCGCGGAGCGCAGCAGTCGCTCGCCGGCTGGTCCGAACGGCTCTGACTGTCTGGGGCCTGGGTTCGTTGACCGAGGACGCCACGCTTGTGATCACTGAGCTGGTCTCCAACGCGGTCGACCACAGTCGACTCTCGTCGATCCGCGTGATTGTCTCCCGGCCTTCCGTGAATGGGGTTCGCGTGGGCGTCGTCGACCGCTCCAGGACCCTCCCGATCCTGAGGGTGGAATCCGAAGCTGACCGACCTCGGGGACGGGGTCTGGTACTGATCGACATGCTCACTGAGGAGTGGGGCACCGAGCTGTACCGATGGGGCAAGCAGGTCTGGGCTGAGCTGAAAGAGGACGAAGCGTGA
- a CDS encoding Tat pathway signal protein: MDRERRRLLTGAAVYSVGGLVLPRDQWWDEAPQRARSRAVGPNRRVGEIEVRAVREMTEFFARRDQRHGGVDGRTALYQYIVDDVARYVSGVFSSETSRRSLYSAAAEAVYVAGWMTFDASQHESARRYFTLALKLAAEADDAPLAGHILRAMAHQAIDLGHTRAALDLATASIERKRYAHATPRERALIGVVRARALAMDGQKGNAIAAIHQAETDLGQSVAGDGEPQRVWFFQEASLAHETARTLWALGDLNGALRHFRASVRHRRADAFSRTHAVTLGYMGAVQAGQGQIDAACETWSRALDAMDCVQSGRTREAAVTMRTTLSPFRSRGIPAASEVDERARVALRRRVV, from the coding sequence ATGGATCGCGAACGCCGCCGACTCCTCACCGGTGCCGCCGTCTACTCCGTCGGCGGACTGGTCCTCCCCAGGGATCAGTGGTGGGATGAAGCTCCCCAGCGGGCGCGCTCCCGAGCGGTCGGCCCGAACCGTAGAGTCGGCGAGATCGAAGTGCGGGCTGTTCGCGAAATGACGGAATTCTTTGCCCGTCGCGATCAACGGCACGGCGGTGTCGACGGTCGAACCGCCCTCTACCAGTACATCGTCGACGACGTCGCCCGGTACGTCAGCGGAGTCTTCAGCAGTGAGACCTCACGCCGTTCTCTGTACTCGGCGGCAGCCGAGGCTGTGTACGTGGCCGGTTGGATGACTTTCGACGCCTCTCAACACGAGTCCGCACGACGCTACTTCACGCTCGCGCTCAAGCTTGCTGCCGAAGCCGACGACGCTCCTCTTGCCGGGCACATCCTGCGGGCGATGGCCCATCAGGCCATAGACCTTGGACACACCAGGGCTGCCTTGGACCTGGCCACCGCCTCCATCGAACGCAAGAGGTATGCCCATGCCACTCCACGCGAACGAGCCCTGATCGGCGTCGTGCGTGCGCGGGCGCTGGCCATGGACGGCCAGAAGGGCAACGCTATCGCCGCGATCCATCAGGCCGAAACCGACCTTGGCCAATCCGTCGCGGGAGACGGCGAACCTCAGCGGGTCTGGTTCTTCCAAGAAGCGTCCCTCGCGCATGAGACCGCCCGCACACTATGGGCCCTGGGTGATCTCAATGGCGCCTTGCGCCATTTCCGTGCCAGCGTTCGGCACCGTAGAGCGGACGCCTTCAGCCGGACCCACGCTGTCACGCTCGGCTACATGGGTGCCGTCCAGGCCGGACAGGGCCAGATCGATGCGGCGTGCGAGACCTGGTCCCGAGCCCTGGACGCCATGGACTGCGTTCAGTCCGGCAGGACGCGGGAAGCGGCTGTCACCATGCGGACAACCCTGTCCCCCTTCCGCAGTCGCGGAATCCCCGCAGCCTCCGAGGTGGACGAGCGAGCCCGGGTCGCACTTCGCCGACGAGTAGTCTGA
- a CDS encoding TrmO family methyltransferase domain-containing protein produces the protein MPAQFIEVPVIADVVGGHTGRLDDFKGGVESVIRLRPEFPVETLQGIEQFSHLQVTWFFNLGSPDDVALHARSPRGNPAWPATGTFVHHNHRRPARLATSFPRLLKVDGRDLHVADLDADDGTQVVDLVAVFQEMLPRGAITQPTWPGEMLADYWRDASER, from the coding sequence GTGCCTGCACAGTTCATCGAGGTGCCGGTCATCGCCGACGTCGTCGGAGGTCATACCGGACGCCTCGACGACTTCAAGGGCGGCGTGGAATCGGTCATCCGCCTGCGGCCGGAGTTCCCCGTGGAGACCCTGCAAGGCATCGAGCAGTTCTCCCACCTCCAGGTCACGTGGTTCTTCAACCTCGGATCCCCGGACGATGTCGCGCTTCATGCACGCAGCCCCCGAGGCAACCCCGCATGGCCGGCGACCGGCACCTTCGTTCACCACAACCATCGGCGTCCGGCGCGGCTGGCTACTTCCTTCCCGAGACTGCTCAAGGTCGACGGGCGCGACCTACACGTCGCGGACCTCGACGCCGACGACGGCACTCAGGTCGTCGATCTCGTGGCGGTCTTCCAAGAAATGCTCCCTCGTGGGGCCATCACTCAGCCGACGTGGCCAGGCGAAATGCTCGCGGACTATTGGCGAGACGCCTCTGAACGTTGA
- a CDS encoding aspartate/glutamate racemase family protein, producing the protein MKTIGLIGGMSWESTAEYYRLLNEFIRDRLGGLHSARCVLYSVDFAEIEQLQVQGRWTEAGEILAAAAQALEAAGADMVLICTNTMHKVADHVEAAVSIPLLHLADATAEAVRASGLHRVGLLGTAFTMEEEFYRGRLEAGGLDVRIPDADGRAIVHRVIYEELCLGVVREESRAAYQKVITDLVAAGAEGIILGCTEIELLIGTEDCPVPVFPTARLHAAAAVHAALSGTQNASGEAPATRA; encoded by the coding sequence ATGAAGACGATCGGGCTGATCGGCGGGATGAGCTGGGAGTCGACAGCGGAGTACTACCGGCTGTTGAACGAGTTCATCCGTGACCGCCTCGGCGGACTCCACTCGGCGCGGTGCGTGCTCTACTCGGTGGACTTCGCGGAGATCGAGCAGTTGCAGGTCCAGGGCCGCTGGACGGAGGCAGGCGAGATCCTGGCTGCGGCTGCTCAAGCTCTTGAGGCGGCAGGCGCTGACATGGTGCTGATCTGCACCAACACCATGCACAAGGTCGCCGATCACGTCGAGGCGGCGGTCTCCATCCCTCTGCTGCACCTGGCCGACGCCACCGCGGAGGCCGTACGGGCGTCGGGCCTGCACCGAGTCGGCCTGCTGGGCACCGCATTCACCATGGAGGAGGAGTTCTACCGAGGCCGTCTCGAGGCCGGCGGACTCGATGTGCGCATCCCGGACGCCGACGGGCGCGCGATCGTTCACCGCGTGATCTACGAGGAACTCTGCCTGGGCGTTGTGCGGGAGGAGTCACGTGCCGCCTATCAGAAGGTCATCACGGACTTGGTCGCTGCCGGCGCGGAAGGCATCATCTTGGGCTGCACCGAAATCGAGCTTCTCATCGGTACTGAGGACTGTCCTGTCCCGGTCTTCCCCACTGCACGACTCCACGCTGCGGCTGCCGTGCACGCAGCACTGTCCGGCACCCAGAACGCCTCAGGCGAGGCACCGGCGACGCGAGCGTAA
- a CDS encoding DUF445 domain-containing protein, which produces MVSFTYTAADEEKSKGVRRMKLLATGLLACVALVFALATWAKNAGAGAWAGYVAAAAEAGMVGALADWFAVTALFRRPLGLPIPHTAIIPTKKDQLGASLGTFVGENFLSADVVRGRLRGFGIARRLGAWLADPAHADRVTSELAAALRGALTVLRDADVQAVVGEAITRRAESVEVAPGLGKTLERMVADGSHHRAVDLVCTRAHDWLVTHGDSVMDAVQGGAPGWTPRFVDRRIGERVYKELLRFVTEMRDMPGHPARGAIDRFLTDFAADLQGDTDTRARVERLKTDLLARPEVQDVIASAWSSVRALILAAAEDDQSQLRRRARASLISLGTRLATDDRLQAKVEGWAEDAAAYVVTTYRTEITSLITDTVAGWDATQTSKKIEANIGRDLQFIRINGTVVGALAGLLIYTVSHAVGG; this is translated from the coding sequence ATGGTGAGTTTCACGTACACGGCGGCGGACGAGGAGAAGAGCAAGGGCGTCCGGCGGATGAAACTGCTGGCGACGGGCCTGCTCGCGTGCGTGGCGCTGGTCTTCGCCCTGGCCACGTGGGCGAAGAACGCGGGTGCCGGGGCTTGGGCGGGCTACGTGGCCGCGGCGGCGGAGGCGGGCATGGTCGGCGCGTTGGCCGACTGGTTCGCGGTGACGGCCCTGTTCCGCCGCCCGCTGGGCCTCCCCATCCCCCACACGGCGATCATCCCGACCAAGAAGGACCAGCTGGGCGCGTCGCTGGGCACCTTCGTCGGGGAGAACTTCCTCTCCGCCGACGTCGTACGGGGCAGGCTGCGCGGCTTCGGCATCGCCCGCCGCCTCGGCGCGTGGCTGGCGGACCCGGCCCACGCGGACCGCGTCACCTCCGAACTGGCGGCAGCGCTGCGGGGCGCGCTCACGGTCCTCCGCGACGCGGACGTGCAGGCGGTCGTCGGAGAGGCGATCACCCGCCGGGCGGAGTCCGTGGAGGTCGCCCCGGGCCTGGGCAAGACCCTGGAACGCATGGTCGCCGACGGCTCCCACCACCGGGCGGTGGACCTGGTCTGCACCCGGGCCCACGACTGGCTGGTGACGCACGGCGACTCGGTGATGGACGCGGTCCAGGGCGGGGCGCCGGGCTGGACCCCGCGCTTCGTGGACCGGCGCATCGGCGAGCGCGTCTACAAGGAGCTGCTCCGCTTCGTGACGGAGATGCGGGACATGCCGGGCCACCCGGCGCGCGGCGCGATCGACCGTTTCCTCACCGACTTCGCCGCCGACCTCCAGGGCGACACGGACACCCGCGCCCGCGTGGAACGCCTGAAGACCGACCTGCTGGCCCGCCCCGAGGTCCAGGACGTCATCGCCTCGGCCTGGTCCTCGGTCCGCGCCCTGATCCTGGCCGCCGCCGAGGACGACCAGAGCCAGCTCCGCCGCCGCGCCCGCGCGTCCCTGATCTCCCTGGGCACCCGCCTGGCCACCGACGACCGCCTCCAGGCCAAGGTCGAAGGCTGGGCCGAGGACGCCGCGGCCTACGTCGTCACCACCTACCGCACCGAGATCACCTCCCTGATCACCGACACGGTCGCCGGCTGGGACGCCACCCAGACCTCGAAGAAGATCGAGGCCAACATCGGCCGCGACCTCCAGTTCATCCGCATCAACGGCACGGTGGTGGGCGCGCTGGCGGGCCTGCTGATCTACACGGTCAGCCACGCGGTGGGCGGCTGA